The Streptomyces sp. NBC_01463 DNA window GCCTCGCCGGGGCGGCGGCACTGGCGGCGCTGCTGGCGACGGTCCTGGTCCCACGGGCGCGGGCGCGGATGCGCGGGCGGGCGGTTCGGTTGCCCCGACAGCCGTGACGACACCGAGACTTCATCTGCGCGTGGTGGGACGGGACATGCCCGCGCGCGTACGTTCCCACCCATGCCCTCCCTTCTGAACAACCGTCTGACGAAACGCGCCCTGCGCCCCGCCATCGCCCTGGTCGACCGCCGCATCCGGCTGCGGGTGGAACGTGCCGCCGAGCCGCTGCGGAGCGAGCTCGCCGTCCTGCGCCGCGACGCGGAGGAGGCGCGGCGCGGCCAGTACGCCCTGGGGCTGCTGCTGGACGGCACCGGGCGGGGTGCGCACCGGATTCCGCCCGCCCGCGAGATCGATGAACTCGTACGTCAGATAACTGTGTTGTGCGGGGACGAGGCGAAGGCGCGGCGCAGCGTCGTCGTCGCCTACCGGACCGTGGTGGCTCTGGAGGCGCTCGGCGTGGGCCGGCTGGCAGGCTCGACGTCCAATGTGTGCGGGAAGCTGGCGACGGTGCCGCTGCTGGCCCCGGCGAACGGGAGCATCCTCGAAATCGGCACGCTGTACGGGCTGTTCGCATCGGCGCTGACCCGGATGGTGCACCGGGCGGGCCTCGAACCGGATCTCACGATCGTCGACCCGCTGGCCGGGTCCCAGCTCCAGCCGGGCACCTCGCAGCCGGCCGACCCCACCGGGACGCCGGTGCGCGAGGACGTCGTGCGGGCCAACCTGGCGCTGACCGGCGGGGGTTCGCTCCATCAGCCGCGCATCCGTCAGGGGTTCTCGTCCGATCCGGAGGTCCGGGCGTCGGTCGCCGACCGCACCTACGGGGTGATCGTCGTGGACGGCGACCACTCCATGGAGGGCGTCGCGGCCGACCTGGAATGGGTCGAGGAGATCGTCGCCCCGGGCGGCGTCGTGGTGCTCGACGACTACGGCGACGCGTCCTGGCCGGGCGTCCAGGAGGCCCTGGACAAGCACCTGGCGGGCGGCGCCTCGCGGCTGCGGATGCTGGGGCGGGTGTCGACGTCCGCGTATCTGCGGGCGGAGTGACGCCACCCCTTCACGCCCGGCCGCCGTACCGCGCCTCGATGCCCGCGACGATCAGCCGCAGACCGTCCTCGAAGCGCTCGTCGTAGTTGGCGAAGATCTCCGCACCCGCCGCGGCGGCCAGCGGGTAGCGGGCCAGGCGTTCCGCGCGTTCCCCGATGTCGAAGCCCTCGCGCTGCTGGTCCGGCATCGGGCGGACGCCCTGCTCCTCGCTGACGAATCCCATCGTGTAGGAGTACGCGGTGGTGCCCGCCCGGACCGCCTGCCACAGCTCGAAGCCCGCGTCGACCATGGTCCGCAGATGGCCTTCGAGCCCGTCCGCGTGGTCGGTGCCGGTGAATTTCGCGCCGCCGTAGACCTTGGCCCCGTCGCGGTAGCGGAGCAGCGCGCCGCGCAGGCCGCTGTTGTACGCGACGAGCTGGTCCTGCCAGCTCTCCGGGGTCGGGCCCGGCAGCCCCTCTTCGAGCATCCGGCGGTACATCACCGTGGCCATCTCGTCGAGCAGCGCCTGCTTGTCCTTGAAGTGCCAGTAGAGGGCGGGCGCCTTGACGTCCAGCTCCTTCGCGATGGCGCGCAGGCTGAGCCCTTCCAGGCCCACCTCGTTCAGCAGCCGCAGCGCCGTGTCGGCCACC harbors:
- a CDS encoding class I SAM-dependent methyltransferase — encoded protein: MPSLLNNRLTKRALRPAIALVDRRIRLRVERAAEPLRSELAVLRRDAEEARRGQYALGLLLDGTGRGAHRIPPAREIDELVRQITVLCGDEAKARRSVVVAYRTVVALEALGVGRLAGSTSNVCGKLATVPLLAPANGSILEIGTLYGLFASALTRMVHRAGLEPDLTIVDPLAGSQLQPGTSQPADPTGTPVREDVVRANLALTGGGSLHQPRIRQGFSSDPEVRASVADRTYGVIVVDGDHSMEGVAADLEWVEEIVAPGGVVVLDDYGDASWPGVQEALDKHLAGGASRLRMLGRVSTSAYLRAE
- a CDS encoding TetR/AcrR family transcriptional regulator C-terminal domain-containing protein, giving the protein MGTTKIDRSRVADTALRLLNEVGLEGLSLRAIAKELDVKAPALYWHFKDKQALLDEMATVMYRRMLEEGLPGPTPESWQDQLVAYNSGLRGALLRYRDGAKVYGGAKFTGTDHADGLEGHLRTMVDAGFELWQAVRAGTTAYSYTMGFVSEEQGVRPMPDQQREGFDIGERAERLARYPLAAAAGAEIFANYDERFEDGLRLIVAGIEARYGGRA